In the genome of Actinomadura graeca, one region contains:
- a CDS encoding AfsR/SARP family transcriptional regulator has product MSTITGSPGSGPPGADVGFRLLGRVEAEAGGRPIRLGAPMDRLVLSALLLAQGRTLTAAELSHRLWGGAGPMSEPGLLRDYLKKVRRHLENGVPGSGQALLPRFDGGYRAVVHRSRVDVHRFDDGVTEARTFAGRDDARAVPLFRGALAEWRADASDPWGVEALAGLPGTWADSQRAALRDRRAAAFTECAAAELRLGGREQRLISELTLLLGAGRPDERVAELLVLACVQAGRWDEARDVIEQTHRRLEKEVGAGLGARLERLRPRVLKKDPALIPRRPHEPLSISPGADMPDEADHDDRRGDLRDLAGRAACLVAETSRRAPAGSGTPEGEEGPGGDVLVGRLRSHFENDTAGEGALAWVGREPGNTAAVAALTEVLLRALLRDRSFAEDVRRLTGPPPGPADGDTWSINATTIGKSTVFNKAVQVSGDFNIH; this is encoded by the coding sequence ATGTCGACGATCACGGGGTCTCCCGGTTCCGGCCCGCCGGGCGCGGACGTGGGGTTCCGGCTGCTCGGAAGGGTCGAGGCGGAGGCCGGGGGGCGTCCGATCCGGCTCGGTGCCCCCATGGACCGGCTGGTGCTCAGCGCGCTGCTCCTGGCCCAGGGCCGGACGTTGACCGCGGCGGAGCTGTCCCACCGCCTGTGGGGCGGCGCAGGGCCCATGTCCGAGCCCGGCCTGCTGCGCGACTACCTCAAGAAGGTGCGGCGGCATCTCGAGAACGGTGTCCCGGGCTCGGGCCAGGCGCTGCTCCCGCGGTTCGACGGCGGCTACCGCGCGGTCGTGCACCGGTCCCGGGTGGACGTCCACAGGTTCGACGACGGCGTGACCGAAGCGCGCACCTTCGCCGGGCGGGACGACGCGCGTGCCGTCCCGCTCTTCCGCGGCGCGCTGGCGGAATGGCGGGCCGACGCGTCCGACCCCTGGGGCGTCGAAGCCCTGGCCGGGCTCCCCGGGACCTGGGCCGACTCCCAGCGCGCGGCGCTCCGGGACAGGCGCGCGGCCGCGTTCACCGAATGCGCGGCCGCCGAGCTGCGGCTGGGGGGCCGTGAGCAGCGGCTGATCTCCGAACTCACCCTCCTGCTCGGTGCGGGACGGCCGGACGAGCGCGTCGCGGAACTGCTCGTGCTCGCCTGCGTCCAGGCCGGGCGGTGGGACGAGGCGCGCGACGTCATCGAGCAGACGCACAGGCGCCTGGAGAAGGAAGTGGGCGCCGGCCTCGGTGCGAGGCTCGAACGTCTGCGGCCGCGCGTGCTCAAGAAGGACCCGGCGCTCATCCCGCGCCGACCACACGAACCGCTGTCGATATCTCCAGGAGCAGACATGCCGGACGAGGCCGACCACGACGACCGCCGGGGGGACCTGCGCGACCTGGCGGGCAGGGCGGCATGCCTTGTCGCCGAGACGAGCAGACGGGCCCCGGCCGGATCCGGGACGCCCGAGGGCGAGGAGGGGCCGGGCGGCGACGTCCTGGTCGGGCGGCTCCGGTCGCATTTCGAGAACGACACCGCGGGCGAGGGCGCGCTGGCCTGGGTCGGCAGGGAGCCGGGCAACACCGCCGCGGTGGCGGCGCTCACCGAGGTCCTCCTCCGCGCGCTGCTGCGCGACCGGTCGTTCGCCGAGGACGTGCGCCGCCTCACCGGCCCGCCCCCCGGCCCGGCGGACGGGGACACCTGGTCGATCAACGCGACGACGATCGGCAAGTCCACCGTCTTCAACAAGGCCGTCCAGGTCTCGGGCGACTTCAACATCCACTGA
- a CDS encoding DUF397 domain-containing protein — MRASQNSPKEAGWSKSSLSEGAGDCVEVTLVPGVALRDSKRPERPPLEFTASEWNAFLDGVKLGEFEISRLGGHPAG, encoded by the coding sequence ATGAGGGCCTCCCAGAACTCGCCGAAGGAGGCGGGCTGGTCCAAGAGCTCGCTGAGCGAAGGAGCCGGGGACTGCGTCGAGGTGACGCTCGTGCCGGGCGTCGCGCTGCGCGACTCCAAGCGGCCCGAAAGGCCCCCGCTGGAGTTCACGGCCTCGGAGTGGAACGCCTTCCTGGACGGCGTCAAGCTCGGGGAGTTCGAGATCTCCCGGCTCGGCGGGCACCCGGCCGGCTGA
- a CDS encoding helix-turn-helix domain-containing protein: MAGSHEDEARGTRERLASELRRLRALSGLSGRDMAGRLGISQSKVSRIESGATMPSLPEVTGWARAVSAPDETVRRLVDITEQAFTEVEAWRTAMRDRPHLQDEVQERENKTWWTQTFQPSVVPGLLQTAEYARRVFSLFDEVPYGKEELAAAVAGRLNRQLALYQEDRRLDFLITESALRWRPGSPRLLLAQLDRIASQSTLDNVRIGVIPSDALAVTYASHGFVIFNGRNYGTGTGEDAEDENDSYVTVETVHAQLNVTGPDVAHYRRRWSRLAEMALFGDEVRAFIAELGAEIRGRGT; this comes from the coding sequence CGCGCGGTACACGTGAGCGGCTGGCGTCCGAACTGCGGCGGCTGCGCGCCCTGTCGGGCCTGTCGGGCAGGGACATGGCGGGGCGGCTCGGCATCAGCCAGTCCAAGGTGTCGCGCATCGAGTCGGGTGCGACGATGCCGTCGCTGCCGGAGGTGACCGGGTGGGCGCGGGCGGTCTCCGCGCCGGACGAGACGGTGCGGCGGCTGGTCGACATCACCGAGCAGGCGTTCACGGAGGTGGAGGCGTGGCGCACCGCCATGCGGGACCGGCCCCACCTTCAGGACGAGGTTCAGGAACGTGAGAACAAGACGTGGTGGACGCAGACCTTCCAGCCGTCGGTGGTCCCCGGGCTCCTCCAGACCGCGGAGTACGCGCGCCGCGTCTTCTCGCTCTTCGACGAGGTGCCCTATGGGAAGGAGGAACTGGCGGCGGCCGTGGCTGGCCGCCTGAATCGCCAGCTGGCCCTGTACCAGGAGGACAGGCGTCTCGATTTCCTCATCACCGAGTCCGCGCTGCGCTGGCGGCCGGGATCGCCCCGGCTGCTGCTCGCCCAGCTCGACCGGATCGCCTCGCAGAGCACGCTGGACAATGTGCGGATCGGGGTGATCCCGAGCGACGCCCTGGCCGTCACCTACGCCTCGCACGGATTCGTGATCTTCAATGGCCGGAACTACGGCACGGGCACCGGTGAGGACGCCGAGGACGAGAACGACTCCTACGTCACCGTCGAGACGGTCCACGCCCAGCTGAACGTCACCGGCCCGGACGTGGCGCACTACCGGCGCCGGTGGAGCAGGCTCGCGGAGATGGCGCTGTTCGGCGACGAGGTCAGGGCGTTCATCGCCGAACTGGGCGCCGAGATCAGAGGACGCGGGACGTGA